The genomic region CAGACAACTagaaatttaaacagaaattgaATATGTTTAAATGCACAGATTTCTGaggtgtgtatatatatatatacacctcagaaatatatatatatatataatctaaCAAGTACATgtttgtgtatgtatatatctatatatgataattatttctttttcagtcttagACCGAGTACAGGCCTTTTTACCACAGATGGCACATGCAAATGATGAgctaagaagaaaaatggtAACAGCACCAGCTGACCAATTTGATATTGAAAATCTAGACAGTGCAACAGAAAAAGTTATAGAAATGGTAAGtactgtatttttttggtttataaAGTAAGTTTAGAAGGTATGAAAATTATTCTATCATTTTAGAGTGAGCTAATTTGATAGACAAGGCTAAGTCTTTACCATTTTAGTCTGTGATCTGCAAATCCAAGatatataagaaataaaaatccttctttgGTTAAAATTTACTACTTGGTTTTAATACTTGCATAATTTAAGGACTTAGAATGAAGTAGTTTAAGGACAGAATAAGATACAGTTTTGAATCAGCAACTCTGAATCGAATCAGTAAGTAACAAATTGTATTCTAAATGTCTCATGGGTAATTTGGCTCAGCACCTGAACAGTGCAAGGTGCAGTAAGGCAGTGCAGAAGGCTTTAGTGTAAGAGTAATAACTGGCTTTCAGCTGTGCTTCGTAGGCATTTTTAGGACTGGCTAAAGGTCTTCAGTTTAGAAAAATTGTTAATGTTCTTATGATCCTTTGTGACTGGTATTtgtctatttatttatattcagatcagtattttctttatgtttctaAATAAAGTGCTGCAGCCACGTGCTCATGTAAGAAAATTAAGTATGAAGGTGATATTACACATTCATGTCCCAGCCAGCTGTCTTCTGGCCTGCAGACCCCTAAGATCAAAGGCAGAGATAAGGCAGCCTGGGGTTTGGTGTGtcagaataatttatttgcCATTGGTTGCTTTCAGAGTTCttgtagatttttaaaagatttttcatgtGTCTGCCAAGTGTCTTGGCTTTCTGGTAAAGAAGCCAAAAGATGTAATGATGAACATCTTTGCACTATGTACAAATCACTAAAGTAATTTATTTGTGTCCCAAATtcctgtgttttgctttgcagcaTACAGAAAGTGCTTGAAGTGCTGATTTTCAGTTTAAGACagatattttcagagaaaaacaggcCTCAAAAACCATGGCTCTGTGTTTGGGAATACATGATcacttttgtttcagaaaatatcCTGGTGATTTAAACTACTTGATATTCTGTAGTAGTTGCAGTGTCATGAACACTACTAGGTTCTAATATAGTCCTATATTAGAactatattaatatatatacacacacatatcaTGAGTATTTATATGCTCATTGTTTTTCCCtgaattctttactgaaaattatttttgatgcCACCTGCTTGTCAGTTTAAGTACCTGATTTAGACTATCCGAGTTCAGCTATTAACTCATTTCTGTCTCTGATAGTGATACAAAAAATGGCTTTATGTTTGCTGTTGGACAATGTGAATTACAATGTAAATATTAGGAATCTGTTAATGATACTTGTCATAAACCTAGGAGAACACAAAAGTCTTTCTaattgctgttttttgttttcttatgctAGTAGTCAGTTCCACgtgtttgctttgtgttttactCAAATGCTAGAAATGGAACAGAAATGGGTTGACTgaggttggttgttttttgttgttttttttttccagaatgtgGCTGTAGTTGAACTGAGTGATTCTGACACAGATGAAGAGATACTAACTTCAGAAGATGACTCAGAATCTGAAGATGACTGCACAACTGATGAAGTCACAATAGACAACATTAAGTTTCCgaaacaaaagggagaaaagggcaAAATAGAAATTTTGGACAGCAAAGTGAATGAGTAAAtccattttatttccctttaaaaaatgcacaacaaaaacacaaaaaaacctgcaagcCCAAATCATGGCTCCTTACTTTGAAGACTTGGCCCTTAAATGACCTTGTTTTCCCAGGGTGGCATCCATCAGGATCTTATGAAATGCTACGGTTTACATAGTGGAGATCCAGTCATGACAAAGGCAAGCTGGATTTCTGAGGAATTAAGTATGGTTTTATTCATCAAGCAATGTGGAAATGAACTTCATCATAGGTTAAGAAAGCAGCTAGAATTTGGGCTACTTGAACTAGTTAAAGGtcttggttttttgcttttattgaagaaagatttttgtAGTGTGCTAGAAGTTCTTCCTTCAAGGGCAGGAAAGAGTTAACTAAGAAAagagctttggtttttttttttattccatgtcCTGTGAAGTGTTATGTACAAGGTCTTCAATATTAAACATTATCTTAAAGTACATTAGAGGTATGTCTACATTGCATTCATGGTAATAACTGTTGACCTTAGCCACTGCTTTAGTGCTCATTTCAAGATGAGCTGGCATGGGTAAGGACAGCTGTGACAAAAGAGAGGTCAGCAAAGGATTACTTATCCTCTGTGACTGCACTGAGCTCTGTGTCACTACAGGTAGGTTACCAGCTCACCTGGAACCTTTGTGGCCACAGTGCAGATACTCTTGGTACTTAAATGGCCAAATCTGCCTCTGAGGTGTTACTTTAAGCTACACTTTCCATCTCTCACTTCCCTTGCCACATTTCTGTCCTTTCCGTGTTGTTCACAGCTGTCACTGCCAGAATAATCAAGAGGTGAATTTTCAGCTGGTGTGTACTTGGGTTAACTTGGAACAGTTGTGAAACCAAAAGCAGTGAAAGTGTGCCTTATTCATGCTTACCTCAGATAGATCAAA from Heliangelus exortis chromosome 1, bHelExo1.hap1, whole genome shotgun sequence harbors:
- the NOPCHAP1 gene encoding NOP protein chaperone 1, with the protein product MAEPGGHGGPAASRELLAVGCRGGLEETLLIRSKRNSKKATSLQTVRMPRSSVLDRVQAFLPQMAHANDELRRKMVTAPADQFDIENLDSATEKVIEMNVAVVELSDSDTDEEILTSEDDSESEDDCTTDEVTIDNIKFPKQKGEKGKIEILDSKVNE